In the genome of Ferrimicrobium sp., the window GCTCGCGCCGGTTGGCTCGATGGTTTCCTTCTGCCAGAGTTGTCGAAAGTGTCGGTATGGTTGCAAAAGGGAGGCGCCACGTCGACCTTGGAGACGTGCGCCGATAGTACGTATGAGGCCGATCGCGATCGGGCCAATGAACAAGAGAACGAGGAGTTGGAGGAGGATTGTCATCGTGTGACCATGAAGATGATGAGGAGGCCGATGGCTCCATAGAGGATGTAGAGCCGTATATTGCCTGGATGCGCTCGACGCACCAAGCTCGAACCTTGACCGATGATAGCCCCGACGAGGCGATGGAGGGTGGTCGCGATGATATCAGCTCGTGAACGTCGATAGACCATTGTGGTGACGATGAGGCCACTTGGATCAGCGTGATCGACATCGGTATGTTCCTGGACACGTAAGGCGTTCCCAAAGATGGTCTCGAGAGGCTGAGCAAACGACGCGCTGTTGTACTGCATGCGGATACGAGGCGCTCCACCACCGCAGTTCCAGAGGTCCGCCGAGGGGATACGCCCCTGCAAACGGATGTGCCGCTCGACGAGCAGGCCAACCACGATGGCACTACCGACGACTTCGATGAAGATGGCCAAAGGGGAGATGGCGCCCTTGAGCGGCATGAACATGATCGAAAATCCGATGTCGATGGGTCGCCCCCGGGGCACAAGATAGTCCGCAACCCGTTGATAGAGCGGTGCAACGATGCTGGGTACGGTGGCGAAGACGAGATTCGCTAGAACAAGGAGCGAGATCGCTGTCGCCCCGGCCACTCTGGCGAGAGTAGGTCTGACGGTCTCGCTCGATCCAGGGACCCGTTGTCGTGAAAGAACGCCAATACCAAATGCCTTGGTCATGGCGGCCACCTTGAGACCCACCGTGAGCGCGAGCAGAGCTACGGCGATCGGCATGACGATGCGCAGGAGGATTGGTGCACTCGTTGAGGTGTGGATGAGGGCTTGAAGAAGAAGCCACTCGCCAATAAAACCCGCACCGAGTGGCAGGCCGGTGGCACCTAAACTTGCGACCCCATACCCGGTGCTTGCGAGGCGGGCACGCCGGATCATGTTTCCCATGCGATTGAGGTCACGTGTGGATGACTGGTCAATGAGCTGCCCCGCAGAGATGAAGGCCAGCGATTTGAAGAGGGCATGCCCGATGAGGTGCAGGATTGCCCCAGCAAGCGCGATCTCGGCAACGATAACAAAATGTGTGGTGCGAAGAAGCTCGTAAGCGCCGAGCGCAGTGATGATAATGCCAAGGTTTTCACTGGTGGAGAAGGCCAGCAGGCGTTTGATGTCAGATGAGATCAACGCGTGCAAGGCTCCGTAGAGGGCACTGGCAAGGCCAATGGCGATCATAAGCACCCCCCACCAGCTCTGCTGGGGACCGGCGAGGTCGATGCGAAGCGCTCCATAGATGCCGATATTGACCATTGCAGCACTCATGAGGGCAGATACGGGTGTCGGGGCCTCGGGGTGTGCGAGTTGCAGCCACGAACTCAGCGGTAACAGGCCGGCCTTCGAGGTGAAGCCGAGCAAGCTGAGAACGAAGACTGTGTTCGAGAGAACTGCAAGATGGGAGCCGGAGCCATCGAGAAAACCGGTAGTCGAGTGGGCGTTGAGGTAGGCGGTTGATGCCAGGATGAGGGCGAAACCAACCTGGGTATAGGCGATGTAGTAGAGGCCGGCATTTCGAGTGGCTGAGTCGCGATAATTCGTTAGAACAAGGGCAGCGGAGGTGACCGCCATGATCTCCCAGAAGAACCAAAAGTCATAGTATGTGGCTGCCATGGGCACCAGGAGCATGGCAGCGACGAACACTGGCATCAAAGCGAGTGTGAACCGGGTGGTCACATGGCGTCCAAAGTACGCGATCATGTAGATAGCGGCAGCGACAGCTATTGTGGCGGTGAGTAGGTCGAAGAGAGCCGAGAGAGGGTCGATTCTCAGGTGAAGTCCGGCCAAGGGCAAGAGCCAATTGACGTTCAAAGACAGATGAGCGCCGTTGAGCGTGGCAATCGCGAGCCAACCGCCAGCGAAGGCGATACCGAGGGTGAACACCGAGGAGGCGAGGAGCCATATGCGATAGGAGGAGGCGTTCATTTGCCGCTGAGTTGACGCAGGGCCTCGATGATGGCTCGCGGATCGGGAGGACACCCCGGAACTACGACGTCGATGGGAGCGAGGTTGGTGGGTACGCCCTCGACGGCATAGCTAGCCAGGAACGGGCCGCCATCGATGGCGCAATCGCCGATAGCGATGAGTCGTTTTGGCGACGGAGTTGCTGCGATGGTCTGTTGAAACGGGCGGAGCATATTCTTTGTGACCACTCCCGTGATGAGGACGCCATCCGCATGCCGCGGTGATGGGGTCATTGAGATGCCAAACTGCTCAAGATCGTAGATTGGTGAAAAGCAGGCCCCAATCTCGATTTCACAGCCGTTGCACGAGCCTGCATCAAGATGACGCAAATGCACAGAACCGGAGCGAAAGGCCAATGCGGGTTGGCCCTTGGTTGGTACGAGAGGCAGAGTCGAGCGCTTGGAGATCTCGGTGACGCGGCCGGTACGCAGAATGCGGGTGAAGAGGTCCTTGATCATCGCTTAACCGAGAGGGTCGCGAGACACGGTGGTGGGTAGCGGGGCGGACCCCTGTAGGTCCACCAGGAGATCGCGGCGTTTGGCGAGTACGTCGATCAGGATGTGTCGCGCCACGGCGAGGAGCTCGATGAGCTCACCAAAGGCTAGCTGGTAGATCACGTATTTTTCGTCTCGATGTGCGATAATCAGTCCGGTGCGCTTGAGCACATTGAGCTGTTGAGACAGGTGTGGAGCGTTCACGCCAATTTGAGCGTTCAGTTCACCGACACTGAGGGGACCGTTTGCAAGGAGCTCGAGAATTCGAACCCGCACGGGATGTCCCATCGACTTAAAGAACTCTGCCTTAAGCTCATACAGGGGGGTCGCGCGATTCGGTGACGAGGTTGCCATAGATCCCTCCTTTCGCACGCCAGCATAGCGATAGGGATCGCAAATACAATCATGAATTGCAGAATTGCAAAAAAAAGCAACAATACAATATCAAGTGCAAGCTTGAGTCGTAACATGAGACTTGACCATTCTGGTATCGTTGCTGTGATGTCGTTCGACCATCCGTCTCCGGCCTGGGCCAGCTGAGATCCCCTGAGAAGAAGACCGTGCCACGAACAACTGGAGGTGTCGATCCCCTGCTGTTAGGTCGATGTCT includes:
- a CDS encoding metalloregulator ArsR/SmtB family transcription factor encodes the protein MATSSPNRATPLYELKAEFFKSMGHPVRVRILELLANGPLSVGELNAQIGVNAPHLSQQLNVLKRTGLIIAHRDEKYVIYQLAFGELIELLAVARHILIDVLAKRRDLLVDLQGSAPLPTTVSRDPLG